A region of Stegostoma tigrinum isolate sSteTig4 chromosome 5, sSteTig4.hap1, whole genome shotgun sequence DNA encodes the following proteins:
- the LOC132209623 gene encoding putative protein CRIPAK, whose protein sequence is MAVRVHRLLTWPCMFTARSHSCACSPPPHTAVHVHRPLTQCARPRTFTARSHGHARSLPIHTAVHVHSPLTQCAHSQPAHTAVHVHSPLTQCAHSQPAHTAVNVHSPLTQCAHSQPAHTAVHIHSSLTQCAHSQPAHTAVHIHSSLTQCAHSQPAHTAVHIHSPLTRPCTFTARSHSVHIHRPLTRPRTFTARSHGCTRSPPTHTAPHVHSPFTRPCVFTAHSHGRARSQPAHTAVHVHSPFTRPCTFTAHSHGRARSQPAHTAVHVHSPLTRPCTFTARSHGRARSQPAHTAVHVHSPLTQCAHSQPAHTAMHVHRPHTPLCTFTARSHGRAHSPPAYTAMHAHSSLTQCAHSPPVHTAVHVHSPLSRPCTFTACLHSVHIHRPLTRPCTFTARSHSRAGSFLHLLHLASGP, encoded by the coding sequence ATGGCCGTGCGCGTTCACCGCCTCCTCACATGGCCATGCATGTTCACAGCCCGCTCACACAGCTGTGCATGTTCACCGCCCCCTCACACAGCTGTGCATGTTCACCGCCCGCTCACACAGTGTGCACGGCCACGCACTTTCACCGCCCGCTCACACGGCCACGCACGTTCACTGCCAATTCACACAGCCGTGCACGTTCACAGCCCGCTCACACAGTGTGCACATTCACAGCCCGCTCACACGGCCGTGCACGTTCACAGCCCGCTCACACAGTGTGCACATTCACAGCCCGCTCACACGGCCGTCAACGTTCACAGCCCGCTCACACAGTGTGCACATTCACAGCCCGCTCACACGGCCGTGCACATTCACAGCTCGCTCACACAGTGTGCACATTCACAGCCCGCTCACACGGCCGTGCACATTCACAGCTCGCTCACACAGTGTGCACATTCACAGCCCGCTCACACGGCCGTGCACATTCACAGCCCGCTCACACGGCCGTGCACATTCACCGCCCGCTCACACAGTGTGCACATTCACCGCCCGCTCACACGGCCACGCACGTTCACCGCCCGCTCACACGGCTGCACACGTTCACCGCCCACTCACACGGCCCCGCACGTTCACAGCCCATTCACACGGCCGTGCGTATTCACCGCCCACTCACACGGCCGTGCACGTTCACAGCCCGCTCACACGGCCGTGCACGTTCACAGCCCATTCACACGGCCGTGCACGTTCACAGCCCACTCACACGGCCGTGCACGTTCACAGCCCGCTCACACGGCCGTGCACGTTCACAGCCCGCTCACACGGCCGTGCACGTTCACAGCCCGCTCACACGGCCGTGCACGTTCACAGCCCGCTCACACGGCCGTGCACGTTCACAGCCCGCTCACACAGTGTGCACATTCACAGCCCGCTCACACGGCCATGCACGTTCACCGCCCGCACACACCGCTGTGCACGTTCACAGCTCGCTCACACGGCCGTGCACATTCACCGCCCGCTTACACGGCCATGCACGCTCACAGCTCGCTCACACAGTGTGCACATTCACCGCCCGTTCACACGGCCGTGCACGTTCATAGCCCACTCTCACGGCCGTGCACGTTCACAGCCTGCTTACACAGTGTGCACATTCACCGCCCGCTCACACGGCCGTGCACGTTCACCGCCCGCTCACACAGCCGTGCGGGTTCATTTCTCCATTTGCTGCACCTCGCAAGTGGTCCCTGA